Part of the Bacteroidota bacterium genome, CCGCAAGCCACCCGGGCGATGTTGTCGGTCTTCTCCTCGGGCATGCGGAGGGTCTTCTCAGGCGAACTCCCCGTATTGGCGTTCAGGCCGCAGGAACCGGCGCTCTCCTGGGACGGACGGACCGATGCGGGGGAGGCGATCGCGACCGGCGTCTATTTCTTCGTGATCAGCGTCGACGACAAGGAATTTATCGGAAAATTTTCCGCCATCAGAAACTGAATGGAGCATATCCGGCTAAAGGTCTCGGGGCTCAAGCGCGTGTTCAACCGCCGGACAGTCTTTTCCGGCGTGGGGTTTGAGATGGAAGAACGGGACTCCCTCGCTGTCACAGGCCGCAACGGCTCCGGAAAATCGACGCTCCTGAAAATCATCGCCGGAGTCCTGGCGCCGACACGCGGGAGTATTTATTTTTCCCTCGATTCGGAGGCGATAACATCCGACTGGCGATACCGTTACATCGGTTTCGTTGCTCCTTACCTTCAGCTCTACGATGAGTTCAGCGCCGTCGAAAACCTTGATTTTTTTCAGAAGGCCCGCGGTCTCCGCAATGGCCGCCCGCACGGGGAGCTTCTGGAACGCTTCGGCCTGGGGGAGAGGAAGAACGATCCGCTCAGGACCTACTCGTCGGGGATGAAGCAGCGGGTGAAATATGCGTTTGCCCTCCTCCATGATCCGCCGGTGCTCCTGCTGGATGAGCCGACTTCAAACCTCGACTCCGCCGGGATCGAGATCGTCTACGGGATCATCGAAGAGCAGAAAAAAGGGGGGATCGTGATCGTGGCGACCAACAACGCGGAAGATTTCCCGCATTGCGACCGGCTTCTGAATCTGGACTCGTTGGGGCTGGATTCTCCGGGGCCGGACACCCTGCGGCCCGATTCTCCCCTGACGGCATGACCCATCCCTCGGAATTCTCCGCTGCGGCGTCGATTTTCTCGAAAGATCTCCGGTCGGAGATCAGGACGAGGTATGCGCTGAATGCATTGCTGATGTTTGTCATCACCACGATTGCGATCGTCCTTTTTGCCATCGGGAATGAAACCCCGTCGCCCGAAATCCTCTCGGGGGTCTTCTGGATCATCGTTTTTTTCTCAGCGATGTCCGGCCTCTCCCGGACCTTCATTGCCGAGGAGGAAAGGGGCACGGTCATGACGCTCCATCTTGTGGCGCGGCCTCTCTCGGTCTATGCCGGAAAGTTTTTCTTCAATCTGGCGCTCCTCGCGGTTCTCAATACACTCACGGCCCTGCTCTATCTGGCGGTGATCACCAACTTCGCGATCCAGAATTACGCCATTTTTATCGCTTCATTTGCCCTTGGAACCCTCGGCCTTGCAAGCGCCTCTACCATCATCGCCGCAATCATCTCGAAGGCCAACACCAGGGGGACGCTC contains:
- a CDS encoding ABC transporter ATP-binding protein is translated as MEHIRLKVSGLKRVFNRRTVFSGVGFEMEERDSLAVTGRNGSGKSTLLKIIAGVLAPTRGSIYFSLDSEAITSDWRYRYIGFVAPYLQLYDEFSAVENLDFFQKARGLRNGRPHGELLERFGLGERKNDPLRTYSSGMKQRVKYAFALLHDPPVLLLDEPTSNLDSAGIEIVYGIIEEQKKGGIVIVATNNAEDFPHCDRLLNLDSLGLDSPGPDTLRPDSPLTA
- a CDS encoding heme exporter protein CcmB produces the protein MTHPSEFSAAASIFSKDLRSEIRTRYALNALLMFVITTIAIVLFAIGNETPSPEILSGVFWIIVFFSAMSGLSRTFIAEEERGTVMTLHLVARPLSVYAGKFFFNLALLAVLNTLTALLYLAVITNFAIQNYAIFIASFALGTLGLASASTIIAAIISKANTRGTLYPVLSFPILLPLLLSVINATKKAAEGVPFSEALGDLQVLLSYFVVISVVSYLLFDVVWKE